From a single Bremerella cremea genomic region:
- the mdh gene encoding malate dehydrogenase — translation MKRAKITIVGAGNVGATTAHWCAAAELGDIVLLDIPQTEDMPKGKALDLMQASPIVGFDSNVIGTNDYADTKDSDVVVITAGIPRKPGMSRDDLLATNAKIVTAVTEQIKATSPNASIIVVSNPLDAMVQQAQKVSGFPANRVMGQAGVLDTARYRTFIAMELGVSVEDVSAMLMGGHGDTMVPMPSCTSVGGIPVTRLMAESRLEEIVDRARKGGAEIVGLLKTGSAYYAPAAATAQMVEAIVRDKKRLVPCAAYCDKEYGVGGYYVGVPVILGSNGVEKVVELELTDQEKADFQKSVDAVKGLVEAMDKLLAS, via the coding sequence ATGAAACGAGCCAAGATCACAATCGTCGGTGCTGGAAATGTGGGGGCAACGACTGCCCACTGGTGTGCCGCTGCCGAACTGGGCGACATTGTGCTGTTGGACATTCCGCAAACGGAAGACATGCCCAAAGGCAAGGCGCTCGACCTGATGCAGGCTTCGCCGATCGTCGGTTTCGATAGCAATGTGATTGGCACAAACGATTACGCCGATACGAAAGACAGCGATGTGGTTGTGATCACCGCTGGTATTCCTCGTAAGCCAGGGATGAGCCGCGACGACTTGTTGGCTACCAACGCTAAAATCGTGACCGCCGTCACCGAGCAAATCAAAGCCACCAGCCCGAATGCCTCGATCATTGTCGTGAGCAACCCGCTGGATGCCATGGTGCAACAAGCTCAAAAGGTGAGCGGTTTCCCCGCGAATCGTGTGATGGGGCAAGCGGGTGTGTTGGATACGGCTCGCTATCGTACGTTCATTGCCATGGAACTGGGAGTTAGTGTCGAAGACGTTTCGGCAATGCTCATGGGTGGCCATGGCGATACGATGGTTCCCATGCCTTCTTGTACTTCGGTTGGTGGTATTCCCGTCACACGCCTGATGGCTGAATCTCGCTTGGAAGAAATCGTCGACCGTGCTCGTAAGGGTGGTGCTGAAATCGTCGGCTTGTTGAAGACCGGCAGCGCTTACTATGCACCGGCTGCCGCGACTGCCCAAATGGTCGAAGCGATTGTCCGTGATAAGAAGCGTTTGGTTCCGTGTGCCGCCTATTGCGACAAAGAATACGGCGTGGGTGGTTACTACGTCGGTGTCCCCGTGATCCTCGGTTCTAACGGTGTCGAGAAGGTGGTCGAATTGGAACTGACCGATCAGGAAAAAGCAGATTTCCAAAAGAGCGTCGACGCGGTCAAAGGCCTGGTCGAAGCCATGGACAAGCTGTTGGCTTCCTAA